In Helianthus annuus cultivar XRQ/B chromosome 3, HanXRQr2.0-SUNRISE, whole genome shotgun sequence, a single window of DNA contains:
- the LOC110930463 gene encoding transcription factor LHW, whose product MSGIKTDSVVKNVIKNLCCSYGWSYAAFWSYGQPDSILLSLQDTYFEEEFRSLMDNLLLQVPLGGGIIGQAAHTNKHMWMCSEDHYRDQIFSGSIWDMFLNDYELRCQFSSGMKTIAVIPVEPQGVVQFGSSEKILESIEFVNQTKRMFQEIVNGGSATGLTLFNSQSCNQNEAIASSEESCFTGGNVKLIKPDVSSSVLDELPDFGIPNEFFQTGEFNVSQWFPPLNPIDYDGKQESLTVSGSEVDLFGNSGDLRDILAPILNGSQPGRNSFGNVDHTALGPKERLFSKLGIQELLEGVSGISNAGSSSCLEGQVSVKRRKTGNCMWEETMHKPNPGLRVVDGYSMSGSSTVLQAEPPKPTKKKAKPGTRPRPKDRQQILDRMAELRQLIPNGEKMSIDCLLDRTIKHMIFMQNVMKQADMIKQVDDRKMSKVTIQDPGTNGVTWACELGNETMVCPLMVEDVGANGQMLIEMLYKEKGLFLEIVDMIRQFGVIILKGVMEDRGDYIRARFIVEPEANKHVTRHEIFTSLVQFLQTTAAGVDKRCTNSWNTLLDDFHQDGIQNLVNLVDMQYCVDL is encoded by the exons ATGAGTGGAATAAAGACAGATTCAGTTGTTAAAAATGTTATCAAGAATCTTTGTTGCTCTTATGGATGGTCTTATGCTGCTTTTTGGAGCTATGGCCAGCCAGATTCCAT ATTATTAAGCCTGCAAGATACCTACTTTGAGGAAGAATTCAGATCTTTGATGGATAATTTGCTTTTACAAGTACCACTTGGAGGAGG GATAATTGGACAAGCTGCTCATACTAACAAACACATGTGGATGTGTTCAGAAGATCACTACAGAGACCAGATATTTTCTGGTTCCATCTGGGATATGTTTCTG AATGATTATGAACTTAGGTGCCAGTTTTCTTCAGGCATGAAG ACAATTGCAGTAATCCCTGTGGAGCCACAAGGAGTGGTACAATTTGGGTCCAGTGAGAAG ATACTGGAGAGTATAGAATTTGTGAATCAAACTAAAAGAATGTTTCAAGAAATTGTAAATGGAGGGTCTGCAACTGGGTTGACTCTTTTCAACAGTCAAAGTTGTAATCAGAATGAAGCCATTGCTTCATCAGAAGAATCTTGTTTTACAGGTGGTAATGTCAAATTGATTAAACCTGATGTTTCTTCATCTGTTTTAGACGAACTCCCGGATTTCGGTATCCCAAATGAGTTCTTCCAAACTGGAGAGTTCAATGTTTCTCAGTGGTTCCCACCATTGAATCCCATCGACTATGATGGAAAGCAAGAATCTTTGACTGTGTCAGGTTCTGAGGTTGACTTGTTTGGAAACAGTGGTGATCTAAGAGACATTTTAGCGCCGATCTTGAATGGAAGTCAACCGGGTCGCAATTCTTTCGGTAACGTTGACCATACTGCCCTCGGTCCAAAAGAAAGGTTGTTCTCAAAGCTTGGGATCCAAGAGCTTTTGGAGGGTGTTTCTGGTATTTCGAACGCCGGGTCTAGTTCTTGTCTTGAGGGTCAAGTTTCGGTGAAAAGAAGAAAAACAGGAAATTGTATGTGGGAAGAGACCATGCATAAGCCAAACCCTGGTTTAAGGGTGGTTGATGGTTATAGCATGAGTGGTTCGAGCACGGTTCTGCAAGCCGAGCCTCCCAAACCCACCAAGAAAAAAGCTAAACCAGGGACTCGACCCCGACCCAAAGACCGCCAGCAGATCTTGGACCGTATGGCTGAGTTGAGGCAACTGATTCCCAATGGAGAAAAG ATGAGCATAGATTGTTTGCTGGATCGGACCATAAAACACATGATTTTCATGCAAAATGTAATGAAACAAGCTGACATGATAAAACAAGTTGATGACCGGAAGATGAGCAAAGTTACTATCCAAGACCCAGGCACAAATGGTGTGACATGGGCTTGTGAATTGGGAAATGAGACAATGGTTTGTCCACTAATGGTTGAGGACGTTGGTGCAAACGGTCAAATGCTTATAGAG ATGCTCTATAAAGAGAAGGGATTATTTCTTGAGATAGTGGACATGATTCGACAATTTGGTGTGATAATATTGAAAGGAGTTATGGAAGATCGCGGTGATTATATACGGGCGCGCTTCATAGTTGAACCTGAG GCTAACAAACATGTAACAAGACACGAGATATTTACGTCGCTCGTCCAGTTTCTACAAACGACCGCGGCCGGAGTGGATAAAAGGTGCACAAATTCCTGGAATACTCTACTCGACGACTTCCATCAAGATGGAATACAAAATCTTGTGAACTTGGTAGATATGCAATATTGTGTAGACTTGTAA